Proteins encoded in a region of the Isosphaeraceae bacterium EP7 genome:
- a CDS encoding NAD-dependent deacylase, producing the protein MDDRTLAASWIAEARRVVVLTGAGVSAESGIPTFRGPDGLWRGRDPFALATPEAFAADPYLVWEFYNWRRSIVAGALPNPAHHALARLEARVPAFTLVTQNVDGLHRRAGSRNLLEIHGSIEQIRCIDCLETVDAAGIVLPALPRCDACDGLMRPAVVWFGESLPSDLWEAALDSVRESDLLLVVGTSAVVHPAAGMIRKARGRVIEVNLEPTPASDDSNLSLYGKAGEILPALLEFP; encoded by the coding sequence ATGGATGACCGGACGCTGGCCGCCTCCTGGATCGCCGAGGCCAGGCGCGTCGTCGTGCTGACCGGCGCGGGGGTTTCCGCCGAGAGCGGAATCCCCACGTTCCGAGGCCCCGACGGACTCTGGCGTGGCCGCGACCCGTTCGCCCTGGCCACTCCCGAGGCCTTCGCCGCCGACCCTTACCTGGTCTGGGAGTTCTACAACTGGCGGCGGTCGATCGTCGCCGGGGCGTTACCCAACCCGGCGCACCACGCCCTCGCCAGGCTCGAAGCCCGCGTCCCGGCCTTCACCTTGGTGACCCAGAACGTCGACGGCCTGCACCGCAGGGCCGGCAGCCGCAACCTGCTGGAGATCCACGGCTCCATCGAGCAGATCCGCTGCATCGACTGCCTCGAGACCGTCGACGCCGCCGGCATCGTCCTGCCCGCACTCCCCCGCTGCGACGCCTGCGATGGCCTGATGCGGCCCGCCGTCGTCTGGTTCGGCGAGTCGCTGCCGTCGGACCTCTGGGAAGCCGCCCTGGACTCCGTCAGGGAGAGCGACCTCCTCCTGGTCGTCGGCACCAGCGCCGTGGTCCATCCGGCGGCCGGCATGATTCGCAAGGCACGCGGCCGGGTCATCGAGGTGAATCTCGAACCGACGCCCGCCTCCGATGACAGCAACCTGAGCCTGTACGGCAAGGCCGGCGAGATCCTCCCGGCGCTGCTCGAATTCCCTTGA
- a CDS encoding DUF420 domain-containing protein, whose translation MNARSYRLGLSIVAGTILISGLLAATFTHKAGPPPPASRDLTGHEFELGPFRLTERSGRVITEADLAPSVWIASFIFTRCPNSCPRITATMKGLQGQLGGTGVKLVSISVDPDHDTPDVLARYASSFSADPDLWWFLTGPADDVYKLILKGFRLGVQASSEADRKEGAEAVSHSDRLALVDVGNKVVGTFPASDAEALRDLVTRARTLDRPEDAREVAPWVRRLPAINATLNGTCAVLLVVAWLLIRIGRWRGHAACMTAAVAVSAVFLACYLVYHYQVGSVKFLGVGPVRTAYFTILLSHTVLATFGVVPLVTMTLVRAIQRKFEQHARIAAVTFPIWLYVSVTGVIIYWMLYQMPVATGL comes from the coding sequence GTGAATGCTCGCTCCTACCGCCTCGGCCTCTCGATCGTCGCCGGCACGATCCTCATCAGCGGACTGCTCGCCGCGACATTCACCCACAAGGCGGGCCCGCCCCCGCCCGCCTCGCGCGACCTGACCGGCCACGAGTTCGAACTCGGCCCCTTCCGCCTCACCGAGCGATCCGGACGCGTCATCACCGAGGCCGACCTCGCCCCCTCGGTCTGGATCGCCTCGTTCATCTTCACCCGTTGCCCCAACTCCTGCCCCCGCATCACGGCCACCATGAAGGGGCTGCAAGGTCAGCTCGGGGGCACCGGCGTCAAGCTCGTCAGCATCAGTGTCGACCCCGACCACGACACCCCCGACGTCCTGGCCCGCTACGCCTCATCGTTCTCGGCCGACCCCGACCTCTGGTGGTTCCTCACCGGGCCTGCCGACGACGTCTACAAACTGATCCTCAAGGGCTTCCGCCTCGGGGTCCAGGCGTCCTCCGAGGCCGACCGCAAGGAGGGGGCCGAGGCCGTCTCGCACTCCGACCGCCTGGCCTTGGTGGATGTCGGCAACAAGGTCGTCGGCACCTTCCCCGCCTCCGATGCCGAGGCCCTGCGGGACCTCGTCACGCGGGCCCGCACGCTCGATCGCCCGGAGGATGCGCGTGAAGTTGCCCCCTGGGTCCGACGCCTGCCGGCGATCAACGCGACGCTCAACGGCACCTGCGCCGTGCTCCTGGTCGTCGCCTGGCTGCTCATCCGGATTGGTCGCTGGCGCGGGCACGCCGCCTGCATGACCGCCGCCGTCGCCGTCTCGGCTGTCTTCCTGGCCTGCTACCTCGTCTACCACTACCAGGTCGGCAGCGTGAAATTCCTCGGCGTCGGCCCCGTCCGCACGGCCTACTTCACGATCCTGCTGTCTCACACGGTCCTGGCCACCTTCGGCGTCGTCCCCCTGGTCACGATGACCCTGGTCCGGGCCATCCAGCGCAAGTTCGAGCAGCACGCGCGAATCGCCGCGGTCACATTCCCCATCTGGCTTTACGTCTCGGTGACGGGCGTCATCATCTACTGGATGCTCTACCAGATGCCCGTGGCGACCGGCCTCTGA
- a CDS encoding cytochrome C oxidase subunit IV family protein, protein MAQLDATAHNQETESAEEQESHIGTYLRVFGALLVFTILEYFYAKVFADHFTLLVFGLMTLATVKAGLVGIFFMHLKFEGKWVYYMLVPAGFLAMVLMCGLYPDMAIHYVSDYSTADDDKAAVAAPVAPGVGSSTSPGRVGH, encoded by the coding sequence ATGGCCCAGCTCGACGCGACGGCGCACAATCAAGAGACCGAGTCCGCCGAAGAACAAGAGTCGCACATCGGCACGTACCTGCGCGTTTTCGGTGCGCTGCTGGTCTTCACGATCCTCGAATACTTCTACGCCAAGGTCTTCGCCGACCACTTCACCCTGCTCGTCTTCGGCCTGATGACGCTCGCCACGGTGAAGGCCGGGCTCGTCGGCATCTTCTTCATGCATCTGAAGTTCGAGGGGAAGTGGGTCTACTACATGCTCGTCCCCGCCGGCTTCCTGGCGATGGTCCTGATGTGCGGCCTCTACCCGGACATGGCCATCCACTACGTCAGCGACTACTCCACGGCCGACGACGACAAGGCCGCCGTCGCGGCGCCGGTCGCCCCCGGGGTCGGTTCCAGCACCAGCCCGGGCCGAGTCGGCCACTGA
- a CDS encoding cytochrome c oxidase subunit 3, with amino-acid sequence MATAALPTLTDSTPAAAHKAHAVAPVTPGKVAIWLFLATEVMFFTGLIGSYIVLRAGSPETSYSTAYSPNTPVDTMATTEGVTFYKWPVPYHDQVNPLSIDMTATNTFILICSSLTMVLALAAVQRGDLAKLKIWLAATVAIGSVFLGVQVVEYYQLMFGHHYPIGVSPTGHFTPDVSLFASCFFTMTGFHGAHVAAGVVWLTCILIGAMQGRFTQRSHSHVELVGLYWHFVDLVWIILFTVVYLV; translated from the coding sequence ATGGCCACCGCCGCACTCCCGACCCTCACCGACTCGACCCCCGCGGCGGCCCACAAGGCTCACGCCGTCGCGCCGGTCACGCCCGGCAAGGTGGCCATCTGGCTGTTCCTCGCCACCGAGGTCATGTTCTTCACCGGCCTGATCGGCTCCTACATCGTCCTGCGGGCCGGCAGCCCCGAGACGTCGTACTCCACCGCCTACTCGCCCAACACGCCGGTCGACACCATGGCGACCACCGAGGGCGTCACCTTCTACAAATGGCCGGTGCCCTACCACGACCAGGTCAATCCGCTGTCGATCGACATGACGGCGACCAACACGTTCATCCTCATCTGCTCGTCGCTGACGATGGTCCTGGCCCTGGCCGCCGTGCAGCGTGGCGACCTCGCCAAGCTGAAGATCTGGCTGGCGGCCACCGTCGCCATCGGCTCGGTCTTCCTGGGCGTCCAGGTCGTCGAGTACTACCAGCTGATGTTCGGCCACCACTACCCCATCGGCGTCAGCCCGACGGGACACTTCACTCCGGATGTCAGCCTGTTCGCGTCGTGCTTCTTCACAATGACCGGCTTCCACGGGGCCCACGTCGCCGCCGGCGTGGTCTGGCTGACCTGCATCCTGATCGGCGCGATGCAGGGCCGGTTCACGCAGCGATCGCACAGCCACGTCGAGCTCGTCGGCCTCTACTGGCACTTCGTCGACCTCGTCTGGATCATCCTCTTCACCGTCGTCTACCTCGTCTGA
- the cyoE gene encoding heme o synthase, translating to MKTATPVDPAGILADPGLATGGREWLAARLQSYTVLTKLRLVTMVLVTVAAGFMLGAKTVGRVSGLPLLAALVGTGMVAAGASAWNQYLERDRDALMRRTAKRPLPAGKIAPLEAAALGTALALAGLAILVLATRQPAAWLALLTFVLYVFAYTPLKPITTLNTAIGAIPGALPPVIGWAAATGRVGIEAWALFFIVFLWQFPHFLAIAWIHRADYARGGHLMLPNVDPEGKITGRQAMAHALALVPASLLPCTVGMAGPWYFAGAFGLGLYYLTQATRFWMDVNDASARRLLYTSFLYLPAILLLLLLNPSPA from the coding sequence GTGAAGACCGCAACACCCGTCGACCCGGCCGGAATCCTGGCCGATCCAGGCCTGGCGACCGGCGGCCGCGAATGGCTGGCCGCCCGGCTCCAGTCGTATACCGTGCTGACCAAGCTGCGGCTCGTGACGATGGTGCTCGTCACCGTGGCGGCCGGCTTCATGCTCGGCGCCAAAACCGTGGGTCGCGTCTCGGGCCTCCCGCTGCTGGCGGCACTTGTGGGAACCGGCATGGTCGCCGCCGGTGCCAGCGCCTGGAACCAGTACCTGGAGCGCGACCGCGACGCCTTGATGCGGCGGACCGCCAAGCGTCCCCTACCCGCCGGCAAGATCGCGCCTCTGGAGGCCGCAGCGTTGGGCACCGCGCTCGCGCTTGCCGGGCTGGCCATCCTTGTGCTTGCCACCCGCCAGCCCGCGGCCTGGCTGGCCCTGCTCACCTTCGTCCTGTATGTCTTCGCCTACACGCCGCTCAAGCCGATCACCACGCTGAACACGGCCATCGGCGCCATTCCGGGCGCTCTGCCGCCGGTCATCGGCTGGGCGGCGGCCACGGGCCGGGTGGGCATCGAGGCCTGGGCGCTCTTCTTCATCGTCTTCCTCTGGCAGTTCCCCCACTTCCTGGCGATCGCCTGGATCCATCGGGCCGACTACGCCCGGGGGGGCCACCTGATGCTGCCCAACGTCGACCCCGAGGGGAAGATCACCGGGCGACAGGCCATGGCGCACGCCCTGGCCCTGGTCCCGGCGAGCCTGCTCCCCTGCACCGTCGGCATGGCCGGCCCCTGGTATTTCGCCGGGGCCTTTGGCCTGGGCCTCTACTATCTGACGCAGGCCACCCGATTCTGGATGGACGTCAATGACGCCTCGGCCAGGCGGCTGCTCTATACGTCGTTCCTCTACCTGCCCGCGATCCTGCTGCTGTTGCTGCTGAATCCGTCGCCCGCGTGA
- a CDS encoding COX15/CtaA family protein: MNPSPQADPIRAARTTTGYRRGPNWVAALAALLTFPLLLVGGTVTTYRVGLAVPDWPTTFGINMFVYDFWNSAWGVFIEHSHRLYGAAVGLLTIVLAIYFQWSDQRPWMKAMGWLTLAAVVGQGILGGLRVRWMSTTLAAVHGCTGQAFFALLVALFVLTGRRWIEAGAPRPDPSRLRIITASLVALVYAQVVAGAWLRHYGAGLVVHATLAALVAPAAVAVAILVLRNRAACPELAPASRLLIASVSLQVLLGIGAWWTLRPFDGIQRVVTTYQAMLRTGHQSNAALLLGVSLVLALRAARHLTTSSLPAMSTSSPSRSVAPQEAMA; encoded by the coding sequence ATGAACCCCAGCCCGCAGGCTGACCCGATCCGGGCGGCCCGAACCACGACCGGATATCGTCGCGGCCCGAACTGGGTCGCCGCCCTCGCGGCGCTGCTCACGTTCCCGCTGCTCCTCGTCGGCGGCACCGTGACCACCTACCGCGTGGGCCTGGCCGTGCCCGACTGGCCGACGACGTTCGGCATCAATATGTTCGTTTACGACTTCTGGAACTCGGCCTGGGGAGTGTTCATCGAGCACTCCCACCGGCTCTACGGCGCCGCCGTCGGCCTGCTGACGATCGTGCTGGCCATCTACTTCCAGTGGAGCGATCAACGGCCCTGGATGAAGGCAATGGGCTGGCTGACCCTGGCGGCGGTCGTCGGCCAGGGAATCCTTGGCGGCCTCCGGGTGCGCTGGATGTCCACGACGCTGGCGGCCGTCCACGGCTGCACCGGCCAGGCTTTCTTCGCCCTGCTCGTCGCCCTCTTCGTGCTGACCGGCCGCCGCTGGATCGAGGCCGGCGCCCCCAGGCCTGACCCGTCCAGGCTCCGGATCATCACGGCGAGCCTGGTCGCCCTGGTCTATGCCCAGGTCGTCGCCGGCGCCTGGCTGAGGCACTATGGGGCTGGCCTCGTCGTCCACGCAACGCTCGCGGCACTGGTCGCCCCGGCCGCCGTCGCGGTGGCCATCCTGGTGCTTCGCAATCGGGCCGCCTGCCCGGAGCTTGCCCCTGCCTCGCGGCTCCTGATCGCGTCGGTGTCTTTGCAAGTGCTTCTGGGAATCGGCGCCTGGTGGACGCTCAGGCCTTTCGACGGCATTCAGCGGGTGGTCACCACCTATCAGGCGATGCTCAGGACCGGGCACCAATCGAACGCCGCGCTGTTGCTGGGCGTGTCGCTGGTCCTGGCCCTCCGGGCGGCCCGCCACCTGACGACGTCGAGCCTTCCCGCAATGTCCACGTCCTCCCCCTCGCGATCCGTCGCGCCCCAGGAGGCGATGGCGTGA
- a CDS encoding cbb3-type cytochrome c oxidase subunit I, with protein MSTTHTADAHGNGHGHGSDDHGHDHIHAQPTNFLRRYVFSEDHKVIGIQFLFSSLIFFVLGGLMAMAIRWQLAWPWSPMPILSQTLWANQGYRMPPEFYNKLFTMHGTVMIFFVIVPILSGAFGNYLIPLMIGARDMAFPKLNMFSYWAMPFSFVAILNSFVVEGGSAEAGWTSYPPLSSFLQSTVGSLSGQTWWLVGLLFAGISSLMGSINYITTIIMLRSPGMRMFRMPMTVWALFITALLQAFALPVLTSALVMQLLDRTIGTNFFSPANWVVGNGPEKVGGGQTILWQHLFWFYSHPAVYIMILPAMGMVSDIISTFSRKPLFGYKPMVFATAAIAGLGFIVWGHHMFQSGMNPALGATFMLSTMMIALPSAIKVFNWLGTMWGGRVQFTTAMLNAIAFVAMFIIGGLSGIFMAATPVDMHIHDTYFIVAHIHYVLFGGSTFGVFAAIYYWYPKMFGRLMDERLGKIHFLLSFIFFNGTFFLMHIVGMHGHPRRIADPLIYGYLNNAGITGMNKFMTYSAFALGLSQIIFAWNFFYSLVGGEKAGPNPWKANSLEWTTTSPPPYYNFETLPTVYHPAYEFSVPGAAADFLPQTEPMPADAPPLDPVMA; from the coding sequence ATGAGCACCACCCATACCGCCGACGCGCACGGGAACGGCCACGGGCACGGGTCTGACGACCACGGCCACGACCACATCCACGCGCAGCCGACCAACTTCCTCAGGCGTTATGTGTTCTCCGAGGACCACAAGGTCATCGGCATCCAGTTCCTCTTCTCCAGCCTGATCTTCTTCGTCCTCGGCGGCCTGATGGCGATGGCCATCCGCTGGCAGCTCGCCTGGCCGTGGTCGCCCATGCCCATCCTGAGCCAGACGCTCTGGGCCAACCAGGGCTACCGGATGCCGCCCGAGTTCTACAACAAGCTCTTCACCATGCACGGCACGGTGATGATCTTCTTCGTGATCGTGCCGATCCTCTCGGGGGCCTTCGGCAACTACCTGATCCCGCTGATGATCGGCGCGCGGGACATGGCCTTCCCCAAGCTGAACATGTTCTCCTACTGGGCCATGCCCTTCTCCTTCGTGGCGATCCTCAACTCGTTCGTCGTCGAGGGGGGCTCGGCCGAGGCGGGCTGGACGTCGTACCCGCCGCTCTCGTCGTTCCTCCAGTCGACGGTCGGGTCGCTCAGCGGCCAGACCTGGTGGCTGGTCGGGCTGCTCTTCGCCGGCATCTCGTCGCTGATGGGCTCGATCAACTACATCACGACCATCATCATGCTCCGCTCGCCGGGCATGCGGATGTTCCGGATGCCGATGACCGTCTGGGCCCTGTTCATCACGGCGCTCTTACAGGCCTTCGCCCTGCCGGTGCTGACCTCGGCCCTGGTCATGCAGCTGCTCGACCGGACCATCGGCACCAACTTCTTCAGCCCGGCCAACTGGGTGGTGGGCAACGGCCCCGAGAAGGTCGGCGGCGGCCAGACGATCCTCTGGCAGCACCTCTTCTGGTTCTATTCGCACCCGGCCGTCTACATCATGATCTTGCCGGCGATGGGGATGGTTTCCGACATCATCTCCACCTTCTCGCGCAAGCCCCTCTTCGGCTACAAGCCGATGGTCTTCGCCACGGCGGCCATCGCCGGGCTGGGCTTCATCGTCTGGGGCCACCACATGTTCCAGTCGGGCATGAACCCCGCGTTGGGCGCCACGTTCATGCTCTCGACGATGATGATCGCGCTCCCCTCGGCCATCAAGGTCTTCAACTGGCTGGGCACGATGTGGGGCGGGCGGGTGCAGTTCACCACCGCCATGCTCAACGCCATCGCGTTCGTGGCCATGTTCATCATCGGCGGGCTGTCGGGCATCTTCATGGCCGCCACCCCGGTCGACATGCACATCCACGACACCTACTTCATCGTGGCGCATATCCACTACGTGCTCTTCGGCGGCAGCACCTTCGGCGTCTTCGCGGCCATCTATTACTGGTACCCGAAGATGTTCGGCCGCCTGATGGACGAACGGCTGGGCAAGATCCACTTCTTGCTGTCGTTCATCTTCTTCAACGGCACGTTCTTCCTGATGCACATCGTCGGCATGCACGGCCACCCCAGGCGCATCGCCGACCCCCTGATCTACGGCTACCTGAACAACGCCGGGATCACGGGCATGAACAAGTTCATGACCTACAGCGCGTTCGCCCTGGGCCTGAGCCAGATCATCTTCGCCTGGAACTTCTTCTACAGCCTGGTCGGCGGCGAGAAGGCGGGGCCGAACCCCTGGAAGGCCAACTCGCTGGAGTGGACCACCACGTCGCCCCCTCCGTACTACAACTTCGAGACCCTGCCGACGGTCTACCACCCGGCCTACGAGTTCAGCGTGCCGGGTGCCGCCGCCGACTTCCTGCCCCAGACCGAGCCCATGCCGGCCGATGCACCCCCGCTCGACCCGGTCATGGCCTGA
- a CDS encoding cytochrome c oxidase subunit II produces MRYWPLLFAAAAVFAVGSFVYSPFDPDWWLPAGPEGGLTSVSSIGRRIDSLYILILVITGVVFIGTQIALVWATWRFADAPGRVAQYFHGSQRLEVIWTIVPAAILVFIALYQMGTWADIKFRSSAPKIQPLAEITGRQFQWVMRYPGPDGVLNTGDDLQLVNDLHFVKGKQSLIYLKASDVIHSFFLPALRIKQDAVPGLTIPVWFDADTQGKYELVCAELCGWGHYKMRGNVTVHGSQSDFDEWMGRALNEQNRDTVAAVGPQGR; encoded by the coding sequence GTGCGTTACTGGCCCCTCCTCTTCGCCGCGGCCGCAGTCTTCGCCGTCGGCAGCTTCGTCTACTCGCCGTTCGACCCCGACTGGTGGCTCCCCGCGGGCCCCGAGGGGGGCCTGACGTCGGTCTCGTCCATCGGCCGGCGCATCGACAGCCTCTATATCCTGATCCTGGTCATCACCGGCGTCGTCTTCATCGGCACCCAGATCGCCCTGGTCTGGGCCACCTGGCGATTCGCCGACGCCCCGGGCCGGGTCGCGCAATACTTCCACGGTAGCCAGCGATTGGAGGTCATCTGGACGATCGTCCCGGCGGCCATCCTCGTCTTCATCGCGCTGTACCAGATGGGCACCTGGGCCGACATCAAGTTCCGGTCGTCGGCCCCCAAGATCCAGCCCCTGGCCGAGATCACCGGCCGCCAGTTCCAGTGGGTGATGCGGTACCCCGGCCCCGACGGCGTGCTGAACACCGGCGACGACCTCCAGCTTGTCAACGACCTGCACTTCGTCAAGGGGAAGCAGTCGCTGATCTACCTGAAGGCCTCCGACGTCATCCACTCGTTCTTCCTGCCGGCGCTCCGCATCAAGCAAGACGCAGTCCCCGGCCTGACGATCCCCGTCTGGTTCGACGCCGACACCCAGGGCAAGTACGAGCTCGTCTGCGCCGAGCTCTGCGGCTGGGGCCACTACAAGATGCGCGGCAATGTCACCGTCCACGGCTCTCAGTCGGACTTCGACGAGTGGATGGGTCGCGCCCTGAACGAACAGAACCGGGACACGGTCGCCGCCGTCGGACCCCAGGGGAGATGA